A window of the Mus pahari chromosome 1, PAHARI_EIJ_v1.1, whole genome shotgun sequence genome harbors these coding sequences:
- the LOC110333132 gene encoding olfactory receptor 2D3-like — protein sequence MGKLNHTYLTEFILLGLSSDHQTQILLFVVFLIIYLITVFGNLLIILLIHVDSRLHTPMYFFLKVLSFNDLCFSTTIVPKMLVHFLGVRKTISFAGCSVQMFFFLIMGCTESSLLAVMSYDRYIAVCKPLHYSTIMTHKVCVLLVVGSWTSGIFVSVVDTSFTLCLTYRGPNIINHYFCEPPALLKLASEETYTAEMVIFAMGIIILLGPVSLILFSYWNIISTVVQIQSGEGRLKVFSTCSSHFIVVIFFYGSTIFTYMQPNSKKMNEKDKVISVFYSVVTSMMNPFIYSLRNKDVKEALKKVLKREIR from the coding sequence ATGGGCAAATTAAACCACACTTATCTGACTGAATTCATCTTGCTGGGCCTCTCTTCAGATCATCAGACTCAGATCCTGCTGTTTGTGGTATTTCTCATCATCTACCTGATCACTGTGTTTGGGAACCTGCTCATCATACTTCTCATTCACGTTGACTCCCGACTTCATACACCaatgtatttctttctaaaaGTCCTGTCGTTCAATGATCTCTGTTTCTCTACAACAATTGTTCCAAAGATGCTAGTCCACTTTCTAGGTGTCAGGAAGACTATTTCATTTGCTGGGTGCTCAGtgcaaatgttttttttcctcataatGGGGTGTACAGAAAGCTCTCTTCTGGCAGTCATGTCATATGACCGCTACATAGCTGTTTGCAAACCCCTGCACTACTCCACCATCATGACACATAAAGTTTGTGTTCTGCTAGTTGTAGGATCGTGGACTAGTGGAATATTTGTGTCTGTAGTAGATACCTCATTTACTTTATGCTTGACATACCGGGGACCAAATATAATCAATCATTACTTTTGTGAGCCTCCAGCACTCTTAAAGCTGGCTTCAGAAGAAACCTACACAGCTGAAATGGTCATATTTGCAATGGGTATAATAATTCTCCTAGGTCCTGTCTCTCTTATCCTTTTCTCCTACTGGAATATTATCTCCACTGTGGTTCAAATACAATCAGGTGAAGGGAGGCTCAAGGTCTTCTCTACCTGCAGTTcccattttattgttgttatctTCTTCTATGGCTCAACAATATTTACCTACATGCAgccaaactcaaagaaaatgaatgaaaaagataaGGTAATCTCAGTGTTCTACTCAGTAGTAACATCCATGATGAACCCATTCATTTATAGCCTAAGGAACAAAGATGTGAAAGAAGCATTAAAGAAAGTACTTAAAAGAGAGATAAGATAG